Proteins encoded together in one Anaerotignum faecicola window:
- a CDS encoding helix-turn-helix domain-containing protein, translated as MSLSIQERLKDLRVERGLTLGQLAEQTGLSKSALGSYETEDFKDISHYALIRLAKFYGVTADYLLGLSEMKNHPNADLADLRLSDEMIDLLKSGRIDNTLLCELAAHPDFPRLMADLEIYVNGTALKQAQGANAIVDTMSATVIKKHNPGMSDTQLRQLITAHIDEDEFCRYVIQRDINGIALALRETHKDDFFSVPEDNPLKEMLETAGEIVSQDSDTEQAYLAFICKRLKLNFRKLSVEERKWLKKIAEKSDLLKNPKPQRGRR; from the coding sequence ATGTCTTTATCCATACAAGAGCGATTAAAAGACCTACGTGTGGAGCGTGGCTTGACGCTGGGGCAGCTTGCGGAGCAGACCGGGCTTTCCAAGTCTGCGCTGGGCAGTTACGAAACGGAAGACTTCAAGGACATCAGCCACTATGCCCTTATCCGGCTGGCGAAGTTTTACGGTGTGACCGCTGATTATCTGCTGGGGCTGTCTGAAATGAAAAATCACCCAAACGCCGATCTTGCAGACCTGCGTTTGAGTGATGAAATGATTGACCTGCTGAAAAGCGGGAGGATAGACAATACCCTGCTGTGTGAGCTGGCGGCGCACCCGGATTTCCCCCGGCTGATGGCTGACCTTGAAATCTATGTGAACGGAACGGCACTGAAACAGGCGCAGGGTGCAAACGCCATAGTGGACACGATGAGCGCAACTGTTATAAAAAAGCATAATCCTGGCATGAGTGATACGCAGTTAAGACAGCTTATCACCGCCCATATTGATGAGGACGAGTTTTGCCGCTATGTGATACAACGGGACATAAACGGGATTGCCCTTGCTCTGCGGGAAACACACAAGGACGATTTTTTCAGCGTCCCAGAGGATAACCCGCTAAAAGAAATGCTGGAAACTGCTGGTGAAATCGTCAGCCAGGACAGCGACACGGAACAAGCGTACTTGGCGTTTATCTGCAAACGGCTCAAGCTGAATTTTAGGAAGCTGTCAGTAGAAGAACGGAAGTGGCTGAAAAAGATTGCGGAAAAATCCGACTTGCTGAAGAATCCAAAACCGCAGAGAGGACGAAGATAA
- a CDS encoding replication initiator protein A yields MTNTIYIHQPEKAFSFTRLPNFLFEAPTFQPLSNEAKVLYAFVLRRAELSRKNGWADEYGRVYLYYPICEVVALLRCGRQKAVNTLRELQYAGLVEIQKQGCGKPNRIYPKSYEAVPNTDFKKSGYGTPEG; encoded by the coding sequence ATGACAAACACGATTTATATTCACCAGCCGGAAAAGGCGTTCAGTTTCACCCGGCTCCCCAATTTCCTTTTTGAAGCACCCACATTCCAGCCCTTGAGCAACGAAGCGAAGGTGCTGTATGCCTTTGTCCTGCGCCGGGCGGAGTTGTCCCGGAAGAACGGCTGGGCGGACGAGTACGGGCGGGTCTACCTGTACTACCCCATCTGCGAGGTGGTCGCTTTGCTCCGCTGCGGGCGGCAGAAAGCGGTCAACACCCTGCGGGAGTTGCAGTATGCGGGGCTGGTGGAAATCCAGAAACAGGGCTGTGGAAAACCCAACCGCATTTACCCGAAATCCTATGAAGCGGTTCCAAACACCGACTTCAAGAAATCCGGTTATGGTACGCCGGAGGGCTGA
- a CDS encoding cysteine-rich VLP domain-containing protein codes for MSKRPYQHLPPLEHRPDGSPYRITPPQKRRASGLIRRECCNCEDGNCLALDDGDTCACPQMISFSVCCKWFRWAVLPLDRTLEAEIYRDRDLKRCAECGGVFVPKSNRGKYCPDCAARVHRRQKTESERKRRSAVDS; via the coding sequence ATGAGCAAAAGACCCTATCAACACCTGCCGCCGCTGGAACACAGGCCGGACGGCTCCCCCTACCGCATAACCCCGCCCCAGAAGAGACGAGCCAGCGGCCTGATACGCCGGGAGTGCTGCAACTGCGAGGACGGAAACTGCCTTGCGCTGGACGATGGCGACACCTGCGCCTGTCCGCAGATGATTTCGTTCTCCGTCTGCTGCAAGTGGTTCCGCTGGGCGGTCTTGCCGCTGGACAGGACGCTGGAAGCGGAGATTTACCGGGACAGGGACTTGAAACGCTGTGCGGAGTGCGGCGGTGTGTTCGTCCCGAAGTCCAACCGGGGCAAATACTGCCCGGACTGCGCCGCCAGAGTTCACAGGCGGCAGAAAACAGAAAGTGAACGGAAAAGGAGGTCTGCTGTGGACAGTTAA